The following coding sequences are from one Musa acuminata AAA Group cultivar baxijiao chromosome BXJ2-4, Cavendish_Baxijiao_AAA, whole genome shotgun sequence window:
- the LOC135581169 gene encoding ETO1-like protein 1 isoform X2: MRNLFLSDSCQEGQLHALTPQTWLQVERAKLSKSSLYSTSSIESLIKVAEPPILALFKPVDYVQVLAQIHEELESCTPQERSSLHLLQFQVFRGLEEVKLLERSLHSAWQNATTIHEKLVYGSWLRYKKQGEEVISDLLSSCEKCSQEFGFVDVASQIPVKTVDMVSKCSYDMSQISSTVHFRIGDEMIACERQKIAALSPPFNTMLNGSFTESHLEVIDLSENGISPVGMRAVSKFSGTGQLDDLSVEILLEILIFSNTFCCARLKVACDKKLASLVSSHQDAVDLMECAVEENTPILAASCLQVLLHELPHCLNDEQVVKIFLNASKQQRTTMVGHASFSLYCFLSEVAMNIDPSSDVTACFLEKLVESAVSTRQKQVAFHQLGCVRLLRKEYSEAEHDFNAAFAAGHVYSVAGLARLAFIKGDQILSYEKLTSVISSHQPLGWIYQERSLYSEGDRKWEDLDKATELDPTLTYPYLCRAACLMRKQDAQLALAEINHVLGFKLSLECLELRFCFYLALEDYKAALCDVQAILTLAPEYRMFEGRVTASQLWTLVREHVEQWTLADCWLQLYDRWSSVDDIGSLSVIYQMLESDAAKGVLYFRQSLLLLRLNCPEAAMRSLQLACQHAATEHERLVYEGWILYDTGHCEEGLRKAEESISIQRSFEAFFLKAYALADSSLDPSCSATVVSLLEDALKCPSDRLRKGQLSGGLWMNPERTSSGIHLL, encoded by the exons ATGAGGAATCTCTTCCTCTCGGATTCCTGCCAAGAGGGACAACTTCATGCCCTTACTCCCCAGACATGGCTTCAGGTGGAGAGAGCCAAGCTGTCCAAATCCTCCTTATACTCCACATCTTCCAT TGAGTCTCTTATCAAGGTTGCGGAGCCACCAATTCTGGCTCTATTTAAGCCTGTAGATTATGTACAAGTCTTAGCTCAGATCCATGAAGAACTCGAATCGTGCACACCACAAGAAAGGTCGAGCCTGCACTTGCTCCAGTTCCAGGTATTTCGGGGTCTTGAGGAGGTCAAATTGCTAGAAAGGAGTCTTCATTCTGCTTGGCAGAATGCTACCACGATTCATGAAAAGCTCGTATATGGGTCATGGCTAAGGTACAAGAAACAAGGAGAAGAGGTCATATCTGACCTCCTTTCTTCCTGCGAGAAGTGCTCACaagaatttggatttgtggatGTTGCTTCTCAGATCCCTGTTAAGACCGTTGATATGGTCAGTAAATGCAGTTATGATATGTCACAAATTTCTAGTACTGTACATTTCCGAATTGGGGATGAGATGATTGCTTGTGAGAGACAAAAGATAGCGGCTTTGTCTCCTCCATTTAATACCATGCTTAATGGGTCCTTCACCGAGTCACATCTGGAAGTCATTGACTTGTCTGAGAATGGCATATCACCGGTGGGTATGAGAGCAGTCTCTAAGTTCAGTGGCACAGGGCAATTAGATGATTTATCTGTTGAAATTTTGTTGGAGATATTGATATTCTCAAATACATTCTGCTGTGCAAGGCTTAAAGTTGCTTGTGATAAGAAATTGGCTTCGTTAGTTTCTTCACACCAAGATGCTGTAGACCTTATGGAGTGTGCAGTGGAAGAAAATACTCCCATACTTGCTGCTTCGTGCTTGCAAGTGCTATTGCATGAACTTCCTCACTGTTTGAATGATGAACAAGTTGTTAAAATCTTCTTGAATGCCAGCAAGCAACAGCGGACAACCATGGTCGGTCATGCTTCATTTTCATTATACTGTTTTCTAAGTGAAGTTGCAATGAACATTGATCCAAGTTCAGATGTCACAGCATGTTTCCTCGAGAAGTTGGTGGAGTCCGCAGTGAGTACCAGGCAGAAGCAAGTGGCCTTTCATCAGCTTGGATGTGTTAGGCTATTGAGAAAGGAATATAGTGAAGCGGAACATGATTTCAATGCTGCTTTTGCTGCTGGACATGTCTATTCTGTTGCTGGATTGGCCAGATTGGCTTTTATTAAAGGGGACCAAATTTTGTCCTATGAGAAGCTTACTTCTGTAATATCATCCCATCAACCACTAGGTTGGATATATCAAGAGAGATCTTTGTACTCTGAAGGCGATAGAAAATGGGAGGACCTTGATAAGGCAACTGAGTTGGACCCTACTCTTACTTACCCGTACCTGTGTCGGGCAGCATGTTTGATGAGAAAACAAGATGCCCAACTTGCTTTGGCAGAAATTAACCATGTCCTAGGATTCAAGCTGTCTTTAGAATGTCTTGAACTGCGCTTCTGTTTCTATCTGGCACTTGAGGATTATAAAGCTGCACTTTGTGATGTTCAAGCAATTCTTACACTGGCTCCCGAGTATCGAATGTTTGAAGGACGAGTAACTGCTTCCCAGTTGTGGACACTAGTTAGAGAGCATGTGGAGCAATGGACTCTTGCGGATTGTTGGTTACAACTTTATGATAGGTGGTCATCAGTGGATGATATAGGCTCCCTCTCAGTAATTTATCAGATGCTGGAGTCTGATGCTGCAAAAGGAGTGCTGTATTTCAGGCAATCATTGCTTCTTCTCAG ATTGAACTGTCCTGAGGCTGCAATGCGTAGCCTACAGCTTGCATGCCAACACGCTGCAACTGAACATGAACGATTGGTCTATGAGGGTTGGATATTATATGATACCGGTCACTGTGAGGAAGGACTTCGCAAAGCCGAGGAGTCAATTTCCATCCAAAGGTCATTTGAAGCTTTCTTTCTGAAAGCCTATGCTTTGGCAGATTCAAGTCTCGATCCTTCATGTTCAGCCACTGTTGTTTCACTTCTTGAAGATGCACTAAAGTGCCCTTCAGATAGGCTTCGAAAGGGGCAG CTTTCTGGAGGCCTGTGGATGAATCCTGAGCGAACTTCATCCGGCATTCATCTTCTATGA
- the LOC135581169 gene encoding ETO1-like protein 1 isoform X3 produces MRNLFLSDSCQEGQLHALTPQTWLQVERAKLSKSSLYSTSSIESLIKVAEPPILALFKPVDYVQVLAQIHEELESCTPQERSSLHLLQFQVFRGLEEVKLLERSLHSAWQNATTIHEKLVYGSWLRYKKQGEEVISDLLSSCEKCSQEFGFVDVASQIPVKTVDMVSKCSYDMSQISSTVHFRIGDEMIACERQKIAALSPPFNTMLNGSFTESHLEVIDLSENGISPVGMRAVSKFSGTGQLDDLSVEILLEILIFSNTFCCARLKVACDKKLASLVSSHQDAVDLMECAVEENTPILAASCLQVLLHELPHCLNDEQVVKIFLNASKQQRTTMVGHASFSLYCFLSEVAMNIDPSSDVTACFLEKLVESAVSTRQKQVAFHQLGCVRLLRKEYSEAEHDFNAAFAAGHVYSVAGLARLAFIKGDQILSYEKLTSVISSHQPLGWIYQERSLYSEGDRKWEDLDKATELDPTLTYPYLCRAACLMRKQDAQLALAEINHVLGFKLSLECLELRFCFYLALEDYKAALCDVQAILTLAPEYRMFEGRVTASQLWTLVREHVEQWTLADCWLQLYDRWSSVDDIGSLSVIYQMLESDAAKGVLYFRQSLLLLRLNCPEAAMRSLQLACQHAATEHERLVYEGWILYDTGHCEEGLRKAEESISIQRSFEAFFLKAYALADSSLDPSCSATVVSLLEDALKCPSDRLRKGQS; encoded by the exons ATGAGGAATCTCTTCCTCTCGGATTCCTGCCAAGAGGGACAACTTCATGCCCTTACTCCCCAGACATGGCTTCAGGTGGAGAGAGCCAAGCTGTCCAAATCCTCCTTATACTCCACATCTTCCAT TGAGTCTCTTATCAAGGTTGCGGAGCCACCAATTCTGGCTCTATTTAAGCCTGTAGATTATGTACAAGTCTTAGCTCAGATCCATGAAGAACTCGAATCGTGCACACCACAAGAAAGGTCGAGCCTGCACTTGCTCCAGTTCCAGGTATTTCGGGGTCTTGAGGAGGTCAAATTGCTAGAAAGGAGTCTTCATTCTGCTTGGCAGAATGCTACCACGATTCATGAAAAGCTCGTATATGGGTCATGGCTAAGGTACAAGAAACAAGGAGAAGAGGTCATATCTGACCTCCTTTCTTCCTGCGAGAAGTGCTCACaagaatttggatttgtggatGTTGCTTCTCAGATCCCTGTTAAGACCGTTGATATGGTCAGTAAATGCAGTTATGATATGTCACAAATTTCTAGTACTGTACATTTCCGAATTGGGGATGAGATGATTGCTTGTGAGAGACAAAAGATAGCGGCTTTGTCTCCTCCATTTAATACCATGCTTAATGGGTCCTTCACCGAGTCACATCTGGAAGTCATTGACTTGTCTGAGAATGGCATATCACCGGTGGGTATGAGAGCAGTCTCTAAGTTCAGTGGCACAGGGCAATTAGATGATTTATCTGTTGAAATTTTGTTGGAGATATTGATATTCTCAAATACATTCTGCTGTGCAAGGCTTAAAGTTGCTTGTGATAAGAAATTGGCTTCGTTAGTTTCTTCACACCAAGATGCTGTAGACCTTATGGAGTGTGCAGTGGAAGAAAATACTCCCATACTTGCTGCTTCGTGCTTGCAAGTGCTATTGCATGAACTTCCTCACTGTTTGAATGATGAACAAGTTGTTAAAATCTTCTTGAATGCCAGCAAGCAACAGCGGACAACCATGGTCGGTCATGCTTCATTTTCATTATACTGTTTTCTAAGTGAAGTTGCAATGAACATTGATCCAAGTTCAGATGTCACAGCATGTTTCCTCGAGAAGTTGGTGGAGTCCGCAGTGAGTACCAGGCAGAAGCAAGTGGCCTTTCATCAGCTTGGATGTGTTAGGCTATTGAGAAAGGAATATAGTGAAGCGGAACATGATTTCAATGCTGCTTTTGCTGCTGGACATGTCTATTCTGTTGCTGGATTGGCCAGATTGGCTTTTATTAAAGGGGACCAAATTTTGTCCTATGAGAAGCTTACTTCTGTAATATCATCCCATCAACCACTAGGTTGGATATATCAAGAGAGATCTTTGTACTCTGAAGGCGATAGAAAATGGGAGGACCTTGATAAGGCAACTGAGTTGGACCCTACTCTTACTTACCCGTACCTGTGTCGGGCAGCATGTTTGATGAGAAAACAAGATGCCCAACTTGCTTTGGCAGAAATTAACCATGTCCTAGGATTCAAGCTGTCTTTAGAATGTCTTGAACTGCGCTTCTGTTTCTATCTGGCACTTGAGGATTATAAAGCTGCACTTTGTGATGTTCAAGCAATTCTTACACTGGCTCCCGAGTATCGAATGTTTGAAGGACGAGTAACTGCTTCCCAGTTGTGGACACTAGTTAGAGAGCATGTGGAGCAATGGACTCTTGCGGATTGTTGGTTACAACTTTATGATAGGTGGTCATCAGTGGATGATATAGGCTCCCTCTCAGTAATTTATCAGATGCTGGAGTCTGATGCTGCAAAAGGAGTGCTGTATTTCAGGCAATCATTGCTTCTTCTCAG ATTGAACTGTCCTGAGGCTGCAATGCGTAGCCTACAGCTTGCATGCCAACACGCTGCAACTGAACATGAACGATTGGTCTATGAGGGTTGGATATTATATGATACCGGTCACTGTGAGGAAGGACTTCGCAAAGCCGAGGAGTCAATTTCCATCCAAAGGTCATTTGAAGCTTTCTTTCTGAAAGCCTATGCTTTGGCAGATTCAAGTCTCGATCCTTCATGTTCAGCCACTGTTGTTTCACTTCTTGAAGATGCACTAAAGTGCCCTTCAGATAGGCTTCGAAAGGGGCAG TCTTGA
- the LOC135581169 gene encoding ETO1-like protein 1 isoform X1 — MRNLFLSDSCQEGQLHALTPQTWLQVERAKLSKSSLYSTSSIESLIKVAEPPILALFKPVDYVQVLAQIHEELESCTPQERSSLHLLQFQVFRGLEEVKLLERSLHSAWQNATTIHEKLVYGSWLRYKKQGEEVISDLLSSCEKCSQEFGFVDVASQIPVKTVDMVSKCSYDMSQISSTVHFRIGDEMIACERQKIAALSPPFNTMLNGSFTESHLEVIDLSENGISPVGMRAVSKFSGTGQLDDLSVEILLEILIFSNTFCCARLKVACDKKLASLVSSHQDAVDLMECAVEENTPILAASCLQVLLHELPHCLNDEQVVKIFLNASKQQRTTMVGHASFSLYCFLSEVAMNIDPSSDVTACFLEKLVESAVSTRQKQVAFHQLGCVRLLRKEYSEAEHDFNAAFAAGHVYSVAGLARLAFIKGDQILSYEKLTSVISSHQPLGWIYQERSLYSEGDRKWEDLDKATELDPTLTYPYLCRAACLMRKQDAQLALAEINHVLGFKLSLECLELRFCFYLALEDYKAALCDVQAILTLAPEYRMFEGRVTASQLWTLVREHVEQWTLADCWLQLYDRWSSVDDIGSLSVIYQMLESDAAKGVLYFRQSLLLLRLNCPEAAMRSLQLACQHAATEHERLVYEGWILYDTGHCEEGLRKAEESISIQRSFEAFFLKAYALADSSLDPSCSATVVSLLEDALKCPSDRLRKGQALNNLGSVYVDCGKLDMAADCYINALKIQHTRAHQGLARVHFLKNDRKAAYEEMTKLIEKARNNASAYEKRSEYCEREHTKDDLLMVTQLDPLRVYPYRYRAAVLMDNHKEKEAIAELTRAITFKADLHLLHLRAAFHEHTGDISSALRDCRAALSLDPNHQEMLELHKRVNSQEP; from the exons ATGAGGAATCTCTTCCTCTCGGATTCCTGCCAAGAGGGACAACTTCATGCCCTTACTCCCCAGACATGGCTTCAGGTGGAGAGAGCCAAGCTGTCCAAATCCTCCTTATACTCCACATCTTCCAT TGAGTCTCTTATCAAGGTTGCGGAGCCACCAATTCTGGCTCTATTTAAGCCTGTAGATTATGTACAAGTCTTAGCTCAGATCCATGAAGAACTCGAATCGTGCACACCACAAGAAAGGTCGAGCCTGCACTTGCTCCAGTTCCAGGTATTTCGGGGTCTTGAGGAGGTCAAATTGCTAGAAAGGAGTCTTCATTCTGCTTGGCAGAATGCTACCACGATTCATGAAAAGCTCGTATATGGGTCATGGCTAAGGTACAAGAAACAAGGAGAAGAGGTCATATCTGACCTCCTTTCTTCCTGCGAGAAGTGCTCACaagaatttggatttgtggatGTTGCTTCTCAGATCCCTGTTAAGACCGTTGATATGGTCAGTAAATGCAGTTATGATATGTCACAAATTTCTAGTACTGTACATTTCCGAATTGGGGATGAGATGATTGCTTGTGAGAGACAAAAGATAGCGGCTTTGTCTCCTCCATTTAATACCATGCTTAATGGGTCCTTCACCGAGTCACATCTGGAAGTCATTGACTTGTCTGAGAATGGCATATCACCGGTGGGTATGAGAGCAGTCTCTAAGTTCAGTGGCACAGGGCAATTAGATGATTTATCTGTTGAAATTTTGTTGGAGATATTGATATTCTCAAATACATTCTGCTGTGCAAGGCTTAAAGTTGCTTGTGATAAGAAATTGGCTTCGTTAGTTTCTTCACACCAAGATGCTGTAGACCTTATGGAGTGTGCAGTGGAAGAAAATACTCCCATACTTGCTGCTTCGTGCTTGCAAGTGCTATTGCATGAACTTCCTCACTGTTTGAATGATGAACAAGTTGTTAAAATCTTCTTGAATGCCAGCAAGCAACAGCGGACAACCATGGTCGGTCATGCTTCATTTTCATTATACTGTTTTCTAAGTGAAGTTGCAATGAACATTGATCCAAGTTCAGATGTCACAGCATGTTTCCTCGAGAAGTTGGTGGAGTCCGCAGTGAGTACCAGGCAGAAGCAAGTGGCCTTTCATCAGCTTGGATGTGTTAGGCTATTGAGAAAGGAATATAGTGAAGCGGAACATGATTTCAATGCTGCTTTTGCTGCTGGACATGTCTATTCTGTTGCTGGATTGGCCAGATTGGCTTTTATTAAAGGGGACCAAATTTTGTCCTATGAGAAGCTTACTTCTGTAATATCATCCCATCAACCACTAGGTTGGATATATCAAGAGAGATCTTTGTACTCTGAAGGCGATAGAAAATGGGAGGACCTTGATAAGGCAACTGAGTTGGACCCTACTCTTACTTACCCGTACCTGTGTCGGGCAGCATGTTTGATGAGAAAACAAGATGCCCAACTTGCTTTGGCAGAAATTAACCATGTCCTAGGATTCAAGCTGTCTTTAGAATGTCTTGAACTGCGCTTCTGTTTCTATCTGGCACTTGAGGATTATAAAGCTGCACTTTGTGATGTTCAAGCAATTCTTACACTGGCTCCCGAGTATCGAATGTTTGAAGGACGAGTAACTGCTTCCCAGTTGTGGACACTAGTTAGAGAGCATGTGGAGCAATGGACTCTTGCGGATTGTTGGTTACAACTTTATGATAGGTGGTCATCAGTGGATGATATAGGCTCCCTCTCAGTAATTTATCAGATGCTGGAGTCTGATGCTGCAAAAGGAGTGCTGTATTTCAGGCAATCATTGCTTCTTCTCAG ATTGAACTGTCCTGAGGCTGCAATGCGTAGCCTACAGCTTGCATGCCAACACGCTGCAACTGAACATGAACGATTGGTCTATGAGGGTTGGATATTATATGATACCGGTCACTGTGAGGAAGGACTTCGCAAAGCCGAGGAGTCAATTTCCATCCAAAGGTCATTTGAAGCTTTCTTTCTGAAAGCCTATGCTTTGGCAGATTCAAGTCTCGATCCTTCATGTTCAGCCACTGTTGTTTCACTTCTTGAAGATGCACTAAAGTGCCCTTCAGATAGGCTTCGAAAGGGGCAG GCACTGAACAACCTTGGCAGTGTCTATGTTGACTGCGGTAAGTTAGATATGGCAGCTGATTGTTACATCAATGCCCTAAAAATCCAGCATACCCGGGCCCATCAGGGCCTTGCTCGAGTCCATTTCCTTAAAAATGACAGAAAGGCTGCATATGAGGAAATGACAAAGTTAATAGAGAAGGCTAGAAACAATGCATCAGCATATGAGAAGAGATCCGAATACTGTGAGCGGGAACATACTAAAGACGATCTGCTGATGGTTACCCAGTTGGATCCCTTGCGGGTTTATCCATATAGATATCGAGCAGCAG TCTTGATGGATAACCACAAGGAAAAGGAAGCAATAGCAGAGTTGACACGAGCTATCACATTCAAGGCTGACCTTCATCTCTTGCACCTCCGTGCAGCATTTCATGAGCACACTGGAGATATCTCCAGTGCGCTTCGAGACTGCCGTGCAGCCCTTTCTTTGGATCCCAACCATCAGGAGATGCTCGAGCTCCACAAGCGCGTAAACAGCCAAGAACCTTGA